From one Triticum aestivum cultivar Chinese Spring chromosome 4B, IWGSC CS RefSeq v2.1, whole genome shotgun sequence genomic stretch:
- the LOC123091511 gene encoding F-box/FBD/LRR-repeat protein At5g22660, producing MEYYTSSPLFMPLVKLVGEYLGSEDWMHQLFHRTYLPAHYALPDPPVSAAACLSALPPHDDVDRVSRLPDALLHNIVSRLPVKDAARTSALSRRWRGVWRSAPLVLVDAHLFPATSAVSSVLAAHPGPFRCVHLNDCYMDEFPALLTGWLQILADKGIQELVLVNRRWPLDVTLPDTFLGMATLTRLYLGPWKFPDTAGLPSATCFGNLRELGLCNVIMESGDLDFVLDRSPVLETLCLEGNLFRLCLRLVSQSLRCVQIIGCFLEEIFVVDAPRLERLIQSEGCTPNGTCTKVKIGHAPKLHLLGYLELDQRHILEVGNTIIKLQAGTGVSPSTMVPSVGILALEVRFEVRNDAKMAPGVLKCFPNVETLHIKSGKNDQSTGKLNLKSWHESGTIECIRSRIKLLFFHDFRGGRGELAFLKFFFESALVLQEAVIVFAAAPSSMEEVQSKLDILGSMKRASETSIVLLTTRSDPQGGYVWSFKIGSGFSPADPFENY from the exons atggagtaCTACACCTCGAGTCCCCTTTTCATGCCTTTGGTCAAGCTAGTGGGCGAGTACCTGGGCAGCGAGGACTGGATGCATCAGCTCTTCCACCGCACCTACTTGCCTGCCCACTACGCCCTCCCCGACCCGCCCGTCTCCGCCGCCGCTTGCCTCTCCGCCCTTCCCCCCCACGACGACGTCGACCGCGTCAGccgcctccccgacgcgctcctgcACAACATCGTCTCCCGCCTCCCCGTAAAGGACGCCGCCCGCACCTCCGCGCTCTCCCGCCGCTGGCGCGGGGTCTGGCGCTCCGCCCCGCTCGTCCTCGTCGACGCCCACCTCTTCCCCGCCACCTCCGCCGTCTCCAGCGTCCTCGCCGCGCACCCGGGCCCCTTCCGATGCGTCCACCTCAACGACTGCTACATGGACGAGTTCCCTGCTCTGCTCACGGGCTGGCTCCAGATCCTGGCCGACAAGGGCATCCAGGAACTCGTCCtcgtcaaccgccggtggccactcgACGTCACTCTCCCCGACACTTTCTTAGGCATGGCCACCCTCACCCGCCTCTACCTCGGCCCCTGGAAGTTCCCCGACACGGCCGGCCTCCCAAGCGCCACCTGCTTCGGCAACCTCCGTGAGCTCGGGCTCTGCAACGTCATCATGGAGAGCGGGGATTTGGACTTCGTCCTCGACAGGAGCCCCGTGCTGGAGACGCTCTGTCTCGAAGGGAATCTCTTCAGGCTCTGCCTCCGCCTTGTCAGCCAGAGCCTCCGGTGCGTGCAGATCATCGGGTGCTTCCTTGAAGAAATCTTCGTGGTGGACGCCCCACGCCTTGAGCGGCTCATCCAGTCCGAAGGTTGTACCCCTAATGGCACCTGCACCAAGGTGAAGATTGGGCATGCCCCCAAGCTGCACTTGTTGGGATACTTGGAGCTGGACCAGAGGCACATCCTAGAGGTCGGCAACACCATCATCAAG TTGCAGGCTGGGACAGGGGTGAGCCCGAGCACTATGGTGCCAAGTGTGGGAATCCTGGCTTTGGAGGTGCGTTTCGAAGTCCGCAATGATGCCAAGATGGCTCCCGGTGTCCTCAAATGCTTTCCGAATGTTGAGACGCTCCACATCAAG TCTGGAAAAAATGACCAATCCACTGGCAAGCTGAACCTAAAGTCCTGGCACGAATCTGGCACCATAGAATGCATCCGGTCACGCATCAAGCTGCTGTTTTTCCACGATTTCCGAGGGGGCCGCGGTGAGCTCGCCTTCCTCAAATTCTTCTTTGAGAGCGCATTGGTGCTGCAGGAGGCGGTGATTGTGTTTGCCGCTGCCCCCAGTTCGATGGAAGAGGTTCAATCCAAATTGGATATTCTtgggtccatgaaacgggctagtgAAACCTCCATAGTGCTGCTCACTACACGTTCTGATCCTCAAGGAGGTTACGTTTGGAGCTTCAAAATAGGGTCTGGTTTTTCTCCTGCCGACCCTTTTGAAAACTACTGA
- the LOC123091510 gene encoding F-box/LRR-repeat protein 13, translating to MDTRVPPVPMDPATAERLRRDGHDPDEMEAVFARVLSRIHYALPDPPVSVDARLFGLLPHDSVECVSRLPDLLLRNIVSRLPVKDGARTAALSRRWRGVWRSAPLVLVDSHILPAGTAAARADARRVTSAVSRILDAHPGPFRFVHLTSSHMEDFPGLLARWLQILAVKGIQDLVLVNRPWALDFIIPSTFLGMTTLTRLYLGLWKFPDTAGVRRSTCFPNLLELGLCCVFMESKDLDFILDRSPVLETLCVHGNLFKLSLCLVSQSLRCVKITGSFFEEIALVDAPCLERLILTGCWTRGGVCTKVKIGHAPKLHSLGYMDPGSHVLEFGNTVIKAGTKVSRSTKVPSVRILALEVRCGGRNDVKMIPTVLRCFPNVETLHIKSEESGQPSGKNLKFWNESGTIECIRSCIKRLVFHDFRGDRSEIAFLKFFFEGALVLKEVVLVLANGSFTTMGDIRSKVKPLMSMKRARDSSIMVNTNGGSIGNFKRASDFSLRDPFGEY from the exons ATGGACACCCGGGTGCCGCCCGTTCCCATGGATCCGGCGACGGCCGAGAGGCTCCGGCGCGACGGCCATGACCCGGATGAGATGGAGGCCGTCTTCGCCCGCGTGCTCTCCCGGATCCACTACGCCCTCCCGGACCCGCCCGTCTCCGTCGACGCTCGCCTCTTCGGTCTCCTCCCCCACGACTCCGTCGAATGCGTCAGCCGCCTCCCCGACCTGCTCCTCCGCAACATCGTCTCCCGCCTCCCCGTGAAGGAcggcgcgcgcaccgccgcgctcTCCCGGCGTTGGCGCGGGGTCTGGCGCTCCGCCCCGCTCGTCCTCGTCGACTCCCACATCCTCCCCGCTGGCACCGCGGCCGCGCGCGCTGACGCTCGTCGCGTCACCTCCGCCGTCTCCCGCATCCTAGACGCGCACCCGGGGCCCTTCCGCTTCGTCCACCTCACCAGCAGCCACATGGAAGACTTCCCTGGCCTGCTCGCGCGCTGGCTCCAGATCCTCGCCGTCAAGGGCATCCAGGATCTCGTCCTCGTCAACCGCCCGTGGGCGCTCGACTTCATTATCCCCTCCACGTTCTTGGGCATGACCACCCTCACCCGCCTCTACCTCGGCCTCTGGAAGTTCCCCGACACGGCAGGCGTCAGGCGCTCTACCTGTTTCCCTAACCTCCTTGAGCTCGGGCTCTGCTGCGTCTTCATGGAGAGCAAGGATTTGGACTTCATCCTCGACAGGAGCCCCGTGCTGGAGACGCTCTGTGTCCACGGGAATCTTTTCAAGCTTAGCCTCTGCCTTGTCAGCCAAAGCCTCCGTTGCGTGAAGATCACCGGGTCCTTCTTTGAAGAAATCGCTCTGGTGGACGCCCCATGCCTTGAGCGACTCATTCTAACAGGTTGTTGGACCCGCGGCGGGGTTTGCACCAAGGTGAAGATCGGTCATGCCCCCAAGCTGCACTCGTTGGGGTACATGGATCCAGGAAGTCATGTCCTAGAGTTCGGCAACACCGTCATCAAG GCTGGGACGAAGGTGAGCCGAAGCACCAAGGTACCAAGTGTGAGGATCCTTGCTTTGGAAGTGCGTTGTGGAGGCCGCAATGATGTCAAGATGATTCCGACTGTCCTCAGATGCTTTCCCAACGTTGAGACGCTCCACATCAAG TCTGAAGAAAGTGGTCAACCCTCTGGCAAGAACCTGAAGTTCTGGAATGAGTCCGGCACCATAGAATGCATCCGCTCGTGCATCAAGCGGCTGGTTTTCCATGATTTCCGAGGGGATCGAAGTGAGATTGCTTTCCTCAAATTCTTCTTTGAGGGCGCAttggtgctgaaggaggtggtgttAGTGTTGGCCAATGGAAGTTTCACCACAATGGGGGATATTCGTTCCAAAGTGAAGCCTCTgatgtccatgaaacgggccagggACTCCTCAATCATGGTTAATACTAATGGAGGTAGCATTGGGAACTTCAAGAGAGCATCCGACTTTTCTCTTCGCGACCCTTTCGGGGAGTACTGA